One window of Candidatus Omnitrophota bacterium genomic DNA carries:
- the mnmE gene encoding tRNA uridine-5-carboxymethylaminomethyl(34) synthesis GTPase MnmE: MRLNLSDTIAAISTSQGSAGIGIVRLSGKDALKIADKIFLAKDRTRPSEMPTYTMRYGWIVEAKDKGQGDGSRDGVVDEVILSVMRSPRSYTKEDVVEINCHGGIVALRRVLNLVLAHGARLAEPGEFTKRAFLNGRIDLAQAEAVLDIIQAKTDSALKLGAEQLKGTLSKHIKRMRKILLDILASLEASIDFPDEEIEAVDEKKVGLRLNKVYQELKKILDSSQHGRILREGIHVVICGKPNVGKSSLLNALLKQERSIVTPLPGTTRDTIEEVIDIKGIPVRIVDTAGIIEPQDLVEKKAIQRSREQIRLADLIILVFDASRKIDGQDQLLIKQLKTKPVIALINKIDLKQRIEKEEILKYFHPVIEISAKKLKNIEEIEKAIQDEVFKGGIKEPERVMVSNLRHIQTLREAEDLIQEAINALEKNLSYEFISQNIKEALICFDEIIGKNFSEDLLEKIFSEFCIGK; this comes from the coding sequence ATGCGCCTTAATCTTAGTGACACAATTGCTGCTATTTCTACTTCTCAGGGCTCAGCCGGAATTGGCATTGTGCGCTTAAGCGGTAAAGATGCGCTTAAGATTGCCGATAAAATTTTTCTTGCCAAAGACAGGACGAGGCCGTCTGAGATGCCGACTTATACCATGCGCTATGGCTGGATTGTCGAGGCAAAAGATAAGGGCCAAGGGGATGGCAGCCGGGATGGCGTAGTAGATGAAGTGATTTTAAGCGTAATGCGCTCACCCAGAAGTTACACCAAAGAAGATGTAGTGGAAATAAACTGCCACGGCGGGATAGTGGCCTTGCGCCGTGTTTTGAATTTGGTCTTGGCTCATGGCGCCCGGCTGGCAGAACCCGGGGAATTTACTAAAAGGGCGTTTTTAAACGGAAGAATTGATTTGGCGCAGGCCGAAGCAGTTTTAGATATCATTCAAGCAAAGACAGATTCTGCCCTAAAATTAGGCGCAGAACAGTTAAAAGGCACACTTTCTAAGCATATAAAGCGCATGCGCAAAATCCTCTTAGATATTTTGGCATCTCTGGAAGCAAGCATTGATTTTCCTGACGAAGAAATTGAGGCAGTAGACGAGAAAAAGGTTGGTTTAAGGTTAAATAAAGTATACCAGGAACTAAAAAAAATCTTGGATTCCAGTCAACACGGCCGGATATTGCGCGAAGGTATACATGTAGTTATCTGCGGAAAGCCCAATGTAGGAAAATCTTCGCTTTTAAATGCGCTTTTAAAACAGGAGCGCTCAATTGTCACCCCTCTGCCGGGAACCACGCGCGATACCATTGAGGAGGTCATTGACATAAAGGGGATTCCGGTAAGAATTGTGGATACTGCCGGCATTATTGAACCGCAGGACCTGGTAGAGAAAAAAGCAATTCAGCGTTCAAGAGAACAGATCCGCTTAGCGGATTTAATCATCTTGGTTTTTGACGCCAGTCGGAAAATAGACGGCCAGGACCAGCTCTTGATTAAACAGTTGAAGACAAAACCGGTAATTGCCCTGATTAACAAGATTGACCTCAAGCAGAGGATAGAAAAAGAAGAAATCTTAAAATATTTTCATCCCGTGATTGAGATTTCCGCAAAGAAATTAAAAAATATTGAAGAGATTGAAAAGGCAATTCAGGATGAGGTATTTAAAGGAGGGATTAAAGAGCCAGAACGAGTTATGGTGAGCAATCTAAGGCACATCCAGACCTTAAGAGAAGCAGAAGATTTAATCCAAGAGGCGATCAACGCATTAGAAAAAAACCTCTCTTACGAATTCATCAGCCAAAACATAAAAGAGGCATTGATTTGTTTTGATGAGATAATCGGGAAAAATTTTTCTGAGGACTTATTGGAAAAAATTTTTAGTGAATTTTGTATTGGAAAGTAG
- the recR gene encoding recombination mediator RecR, with protein sequence MPQAIERLIKELEKFPGIGRRSASRIADYLLHSPPDQIQALVEAIIRAKENVRFCKVCNNLSEKEICAICNDLKRDKEIICVVENPKDIEAIEKAGNFNGVYHVLMGAISPLEGKGPQDLKIDNLLERIKCHQVKEVIIATDADTEGEITALYLVKMLRPLNVKITRIGLGIPAGGNLEYSSPVTLAHALSRRKEL encoded by the coding sequence ATGCCACAGGCAATAGAAAGATTGATTAAGGAACTGGAGAAGTTTCCCGGTATCGGCCGACGCAGCGCCAGCCGTATCGCGGATTATCTTTTGCACTCCCCCCCAGACCAGATTCAGGCGCTCGTTGAGGCGATTATAAGGGCGAAAGAAAATGTTAGATTTTGTAAGGTCTGCAATAACCTAAGCGAAAAGGAAATCTGCGCTATCTGCAATGACCTGAAAAGAGATAAGGAAATAATTTGCGTGGTTGAGAATCCCAAGGACATTGAGGCAATAGAAAAAGCAGGAAATTTTAACGGCGTCTATCATGTTTTAATGGGCGCCATCTCGCCGCTGGAAGGAAAAGGGCCACAGGATTTAAAGATAGATAATTTATTGGAGCGGATTAAGTGTCATCAGGTCAAGGAAGTTATCATTGCCACAGATGCAGATACTGAGGGCGAGATTACTGCCTTGTATCTGGTTAAGATGTTGAGGCCATTAAATGTAAAAATAACGCGCATCGGTTTGGGGATTCCCGCAGGAGGCAACTTAGAATACAGTAGCCCCGTAACCCTGGCGCATGCGCTTTCTCGCCGAAAAGAACTCTGA
- a CDS encoding bifunctional folylpolyglutamate synthase/dihydrofolate synthase, translating into MHTYKEAQNYLESFINYERRVRYPYKASFKLERMQEFLKELGQPQKDLNCIHIAGTKGKGSTCAFIAYILKEARYRVGLYTSPHLVTFRERIRILEQPSAGTPSCPSPEFEGMISEEEVVDFVSRLRPLADRFSQKNPYGPLSFFEIYTALAFIYFKEKKVDFAVLETGLGGRLDATNTIDALVCAITPISYEHTQKLGNTLSEIAQEKAGIIRNQKLMVISAPQEKEASEVIRNRCRQVKAQLYEVGRDIFYEKSGLGFRVWGRGYSFPELKVGLIGEHQMVNATVAIGAIQGLKNKGIEISEEAVRNGLAQTKWPGRCEVVARNPWVVLDGAQNRASALAIKEAVRKSFQYAKLFLILGVSKDKDIKGICEELYDLTDMVVLTKADNPRAVHPAILARYFKNKPRHLTQNVKDGLIKAQVLANKEDLILITGSLFVVGEARSLLKKDAP; encoded by the coding sequence ATGCACACCTATAAAGAGGCACAGAATTATTTAGAGTCCTTTATCAATTATGAAAGAAGAGTCCGCTATCCCTACAAGGCCTCTTTTAAATTGGAGAGGATGCAGGAATTTTTAAAAGAATTGGGCCAGCCGCAAAAAGATTTAAATTGCATTCATATCGCCGGCACAAAAGGCAAGGGTTCAACCTGTGCATTTATCGCGTATATTTTAAAGGAGGCAAGGTATAGAGTTGGTCTGTATACCTCTCCGCATTTGGTGACCTTCAGAGAGAGAATAAGAATACTGGAGCAGCCGAGTGCGGGAACACCAAGTTGCCCTTCGCCGGAATTTGAAGGAATGATTAGCGAAGAGGAGGTAGTAGATTTTGTGAGTAGATTAAGGCCTCTTGCCGATAGATTTTCACAAAAGAACCCTTATGGACCACTTAGTTTTTTTGAAATTTATACTGCCTTGGCCTTTATTTATTTTAAAGAAAAAAAAGTGGATTTTGCGGTGTTAGAAACTGGCTTGGGAGGAAGGTTAGATGCTACTAATACGATAGATGCTCTGGTTTGTGCAATTACCCCTATAAGTTATGAGCATACGCAAAAATTAGGCAATACCTTAAGCGAGATTGCACAAGAAAAGGCAGGGATAATAAGAAATCAGAAATTAATGGTAATTTCTGCTCCGCAGGAAAAGGAGGCAAGTGAGGTAATCCGAAATAGATGTCGGCAAGTAAAGGCACAACTTTATGAAGTAGGCAGGGATATCTTCTATGAGAAATCTGGTTTAGGGTTTAGAGTTTGGGGAAGAGGATATAGTTTCCCCGAATTAAAGGTAGGATTAATCGGCGAACACCAAATGGTCAATGCCACCGTGGCAATCGGTGCAATTCAGGGATTAAAAAATAAAGGTATAGAAATCAGTGAGGAGGCAGTGAGGAACGGTCTGGCGCAGACAAAATGGCCGGGTAGATGCGAGGTTGTTGCCAGAAACCCTTGGGTTGTCTTGGATGGTGCGCAAAACCGGGCTTCTGCCCTTGCCATAAAAGAGGCGGTCAGAAAAAGTTTTCAATATGCGAAATTATTTTTAATTTTGGGAGTTTCCAAAGACAAAGATATAAAAGGTATTTGTGAGGAGTTGTATGATTTAACGGATATGGTTGTTTTAACTAAAGCCGATAATCCGAGAGCTGTGCATCCCGCAATCTTAGCCCGATATTTTAAAAATAAGCCGCGGCACTTGACACAGAATGTAAAAGATGGTTTAATAAAAGCGCAAGTGCTTGCTAACAAAGAAGATTTAATCCTGATTACCGGCTCATTGTTTGTGGTAGGTGAGGCAAGAAGTTTATTAAAAAAAGATGCGCCTTAA
- the dnaX gene encoding DNA polymerase III subunit gamma/tau: MSYQAFSLKWRPQSFDEVVGQEHVITTLKNAILKARVAAAYLFSGPRGVGKTSVARIFAKSLNCKEGPTLTPCQKCSSCLEITQARSLDVIEIDGASNRGIDEVRDLREKVKFAPVQGRFKIYIIDEVHMLTTEAFNALLKTLEEPPEYVKFIFATTQANKVIPTILSRCQRFDFSRIPALKIISQLEKIVKAENINIEKEVLFAIARASDGSLRDAESILDQLLSFNPDKITSSDVNSLLGIVQEEALFEITSKIIQKDALEAIKLLDEIIAQGKEANLLLSRLIEHFRNLMIAHVTKERSSLIDLPQNYLEALSEQSKAFSLEEIFSIFNLLVNTQEIAKRFGASRIPLEIALVKLCQDKKRPAQPLSNAHLSPKDQTILKVDVSTQSADPTTAADLKNIKAAWPSVIESLGKIKMSLATYLNEGELLRLDKDILTIGFAKDNSLHKEIVEKKENHLLIEKVVKEILKADLKLNFILSEELKTKQPQATGVEQILNTFGGRLIKEG, from the coding sequence ATGAGTTATCAGGCGTTTTCCTTAAAATGGCGACCGCAAAGTTTTGATGAGGTGGTTGGCCAGGAGCATGTGATTACCACCTTAAAAAACGCAATTTTAAAGGCAAGGGTGGCGGCGGCTTATCTATTTTCTGGTCCGCGGGGAGTGGGGAAAACCTCTGTAGCCCGCATTTTTGCCAAGTCCTTAAATTGTAAAGAGGGTCCTACGCTCACCCCTTGTCAAAAATGTTCTTCTTGCCTTGAGATAACCCAGGCAAGAAGTTTGGATGTTATTGAGATTGACGGTGCTTCCAATCGCGGCATTGACGAGGTCCGCGATTTAAGAGAAAAGGTAAAATTTGCTCCTGTGCAGGGCAGATTCAAAATTTACATCATTGATGAAGTACATATGCTCACTACCGAGGCCTTTAATGCGCTTTTAAAGACCCTGGAGGAACCGCCAGAATACGTCAAATTTATCTTTGCCACTACCCAGGCAAACAAGGTAATTCCCACCATCCTTTCGCGTTGCCAGAGATTTGATTTTAGCCGCATACCCGCCTTAAAGATCATCAGCCAATTGGAAAAGATTGTCAAGGCGGAAAATATAAATATAGAAAAGGAGGTCCTCTTTGCCATTGCGCGCGCCTCCGATGGTTCATTAAGAGATGCTGAATCCATATTGGACCAGTTGCTTTCTTTTAATCCCGATAAAATCACATCTTCGGATGTGAATTCTTTGCTGGGTATCGTGCAGGAAGAAGCCCTTTTTGAAATTACCTCTAAAATTATCCAGAAAGATGCGCTTGAGGCAATAAAATTACTGGATGAAATTATTGCCCAAGGGAAAGAAGCAAATCTGTTGTTGAGCCGCCTGATTGAGCACTTTCGTAACCTCATGATTGCCCACGTCACCAAAGAAAGGTCTTCCTTGATTGACCTTCCGCAAAATTATCTGGAAGCGCTTTCTGAACAGAGCAAGGCCTTTAGTTTGGAAGAGATATTTTCCATCTTTAATCTTTTAGTCAATACCCAGGAAATCGCCAAGCGCTTTGGTGCAAGCCGCATTCCTTTGGAGATTGCCTTGGTGAAATTGTGCCAGGATAAAAAAAGACCGGCCCAGCCCTTATCAAATGCCCATCTTAGCCCAAAAGACCAGACTATTCTAAAGGTAGATGTCTCAACGCAAAGTGCCGATCCTACCACCGCCGCAGATTTAAAGAACATAAAGGCAGCCTGGCCTTCCGTGATTGAAAGTTTAGGCAAGATAAAGATGTCTCTGGCCACCTATCTAAATGAAGGGGAATTATTGAGATTAGATAAAGATATCTTGACCATCGGCTTTGCCAAGGATAATTCTTTGCATAAGGAGATTGTGGAGAAAAAAGAGAACCACCTGCTCATTGAGAAGGTAGTTAAAGAGATATTGAAGGCGGACTTAAAACTAAATTTTATTTTGAGCGAAGAATTAAAGACAAAACAGCCGCAAGCAACCGGGGTGGAGCAGATCTTAAATACCTTTGGCGGCCGTCTCATCAAGGAAGGATAA
- the folE gene encoding GTP cyclohydrolase I FolE, producing MDKKKIEKAIKDILVAIGEDPKRKDLVNTPHRVAEMYEEIFSGINKDPAKELEVILDQKHDEIILLKNIPLYSVCEHHLLPFVGKAHLAYIPKEGRVTGLSKLARVVEILARRPQVQERLTTQIAEIIMRKLRPLGVMVVIEAEHLCMSFRGVKKAGVLTVTSAVRGIFKENEKTRSEALSLIKG from the coding sequence ATGGATAAGAAAAAGATTGAAAAAGCCATAAAAGACATCTTGGTGGCGATTGGCGAAGACCCCAAGAGAAAGGATTTAGTAAATACCCCCCACCGGGTAGCAGAAATGTATGAGGAGATTTTTTCCGGAATAAACAAAGACCCGGCAAAGGAATTAGAAGTTATCTTAGACCAGAAACACGATGAGATAATTTTACTGAAAAATATACCTTTATACTCGGTCTGTGAACACCATCTCCTGCCCTTTGTCGGAAAAGCACACCTGGCTTATATTCCTAAAGAGGGAAGGGTTACTGGCTTAAGCAAATTGGCACGGGTGGTAGAAATATTGGCGCGCCGGCCGCAGGTGCAGGAGCGCCTAACTACCCAGATTGCGGAGATTATTATGAGGAAATTAAGGCCTTTGGGCGTGATGGTGGTGATTGAGGCAGAGCATTTATGTATGTCCTTCCGGGGGGTGAAAAAAGCCGGGGTCTTGACGGTGACTTCGGCGGTAAGAGGGATATTTAAGGAAAACGAAAAAACCAGGAGTGAAGCCTTAAGTTTAATAAAAGGATAG
- a CDS encoding diguanylate cyclase — MAIKELAYIDDLTQLANRRAFRKNLENDVATARPFYLILLDIDHFKKINDTFGHANGDYMIKEFSKLIVDGLKDTDNLIARYGGDEFAVILRAEDKDKVMYLWDEIRQGVAQKEFILPEGKRQINITTSIGIAQYPLDAKTPDELFLRADEALYSSKRLGRNRLSFAQESLAQIKEEKRIQNALLRPPLVGREKEKQEIKEYLLGAEPRKLVLIESEIGSGKTRLLEESADLARKQNIPVFFFTATEIQKTQPYALVVDILNALGLEQPELFKKAYTALEPKKQPVLSVFSKLKKLIGDTVALENWDAQARSYLFEGIAELLEFIITDLKPLIIIDNLDWIDEPSVGILSYLIVSKRYAPLRILASDSRPPAEQKRRAFLDNLLLGISEFEIVPHLKLEPLTDSQTKELVQRIFNGGIVPEEFLHDIARITKGNPFFIVELLRDLISRGTIYLRYPDWVFNEKKEALPQDLKELLTNKFKNLEQEEKELLLAASGIGGNFKFDFLSKLKKMNEGYIEDIVSRAVEKNIFNKEETDLGILAFNNEFARSIFYDTLDETTKKKLHLNIANTLESEFRDNLETVSSELVFHYQRADLLTKVKEYTPLALSYADKLFSNAQTEKIIEEAIRAREERDRQEPIKEESWPLVTAIVSAFNSAVKSMTMYQRENEVSQKMLDRCFATLINYFKLQYNLTFSHPQGEAKESSRFLINGQEFPESGFVEKLVSKQFTSIMRDFDIGSITFRKTISRDELERFIVILSDPRLFAEKKENWQKILINNKIASIKIDEVIYRRVLSEEEKREFHKEVLKDLLARQIISEGMIPSAATTGPVKEEMPVPLERKVRRVSEEEKNILAKTIARLPAETVVETIANEYTSRKSNIQDLKDMVLVCLANAQNRTQLVALLREYLKNLGMSSQTFEWLIDEADFLKYPVKKRANVYLNADAKSILEIGVEENLKTTLSELFSLDEEKIAQEIINKYLDNLKNPSPELRAYMSNTIQDIVDTIPEKAALGYTKKIVAVFLEALENEKEDLVYEILVKNIDFLIYKLQKLEDYQSIDALLAKIKIYTDKNFLPEWKRIATKKAMQEMDFSPLNKHLVALLDKAAFQEEKNKLILGILKKLIPQSIPYLLDLLQRRASREVPFEWYQQDLAIIQFLKENKEDLIPEIENLLSTEDKGKIDFAFYLLNNFCDEGLLYLYERALGSEKDFLRKSAINALIDWGTAAALGLVEEVFLQEGREKQKEIILSMGEHSHNQAALDFLLRLKDLKSQARNRKEIQKAIALIQKRI; from the coding sequence ATGGCGATTAAAGAATTGGCCTACATTGACGACCTGACCCAGCTGGCTAACCGTCGCGCCTTTCGGAAAAATCTGGAAAATGATGTTGCCACGGCTCGACCTTTTTATCTAATCCTTTTAGACATTGACCATTTTAAGAAAATCAACGATACCTTTGGTCATGCCAATGGCGATTATATGATAAAGGAGTTTTCCAAATTAATCGTGGATGGTCTAAAAGACACCGATAACCTAATTGCCCGCTATGGTGGAGATGAATTCGCCGTTATTTTAAGAGCAGAAGATAAAGATAAGGTGATGTATCTGTGGGATGAGATTAGGCAAGGTGTGGCGCAAAAAGAATTTATTCTTCCGGAAGGCAAGCGCCAGATAAATATCACTACCAGTATCGGGATTGCCCAGTATCCTTTAGATGCTAAGACTCCGGATGAATTATTCTTACGGGCGGATGAGGCGCTTTATTCATCAAAACGTTTAGGCAGAAACCGCCTTTCTTTTGCCCAGGAGAGTTTAGCCCAGATTAAAGAGGAAAAGCGGATCCAGAATGCATTACTTCGGCCGCCTTTAGTAGGAAGGGAGAAAGAAAAACAGGAGATAAAAGAATATCTTTTGGGTGCTGAACCGCGGAAATTAGTCCTGATAGAATCAGAGATTGGCAGCGGTAAGACGCGTTTATTAGAAGAGAGCGCAGATTTAGCCCGGAAGCAAAATATTCCTGTTTTTTTCTTTACGGCAACGGAAATCCAGAAGACGCAGCCTTATGCGCTAGTGGTGGATATCCTGAATGCCTTGGGGCTGGAGCAGCCCGAACTTTTTAAAAAGGCATACACGGCATTAGAGCCAAAGAAACAACCGGTCTTATCAGTTTTTTCTAAGTTAAAGAAGCTTATTGGCGATACAGTGGCACTAGAAAATTGGGATGCCCAGGCGCGCTCCTATCTTTTTGAAGGAATCGCCGAACTGTTAGAGTTTATTATTACGGATTTAAAGCCCCTTATCATCATCGATAATCTGGATTGGATTGATGAACCAAGTGTGGGGATTTTAAGTTATCTTATCGTCTCTAAAAGATACGCGCCTTTGCGTATCTTAGCCAGTGACAGCCGACCACCCGCTGAGCAGAAAAGACGCGCCTTTTTAGACAACTTACTCTTGGGGATTTCAGAATTTGAGATTGTGCCGCATCTAAAATTAGAACCCCTTACTGATTCCCAGACTAAAGAATTAGTGCAGAGGATTTTTAACGGTGGTATCGTGCCGGAAGAGTTTCTTCATGATATCGCACGAATTACCAAAGGTAACCCATTTTTTATCGTGGAACTATTAAGGGATTTAATCAGCCGCGGGACGATTTATTTAAGATATCCGGATTGGGTTTTTAATGAGAAAAAAGAAGCCCTGCCGCAGGATTTAAAGGAACTCCTCACCAATAAATTTAAAAACTTAGAGCAGGAAGAAAAAGAATTGCTTCTGGCTGCCTCAGGTATTGGCGGAAATTTTAAATTTGATTTTCTTTCTAAATTAAAAAAGATGAATGAGGGTTATATTGAGGATATTGTTTCCCGCGCAGTAGAAAAAAATATCTTTAATAAAGAAGAGACCGATCTGGGGATTTTGGCTTTCAACAATGAATTTGCCCGAAGCATATTTTATGATACGCTGGATGAGACGACCAAGAAAAAATTGCACCTTAATATCGCCAATACCTTAGAGAGCGAATTTAGGGATAATCTTGAGACAGTAAGTTCGGAATTGGTCTTTCATTATCAACGCGCCGACCTCCTGACAAAGGTTAAGGAATACACACCCCTTGCTCTTTCTTACGCAGATAAACTCTTTTCTAATGCCCAGACGGAAAAGATTATTGAAGAGGCCATCCGCGCCCGCGAAGAGCGTGACCGACAGGAGCCGATTAAAGAAGAAAGTTGGCCATTAGTTACGGCCATTGTCAGCGCCTTTAATTCTGCCGTAAAAAGTATGACGATGTATCAACGCGAAAATGAGGTCAGCCAGAAGATGCTGGATAGGTGTTTTGCTACTTTAATAAATTATTTTAAACTCCAGTATAACCTAACATTTTCCCATCCTCAGGGTGAGGCCAAGGAGTCCAGCCGCTTTTTAATCAATGGTCAGGAATTTCCCGAAAGCGGTTTTGTGGAAAAATTAGTCAGCAAACAATTTACGAGCATTATGCGGGATTTTGATATTGGCAGCATTACCTTTCGCAAGACCATTTCCCGTGACGAACTGGAAAGGTTTATCGTCATTTTATCCGACCCGCGACTTTTTGCGGAAAAAAAAGAAAATTGGCAAAAAATCCTTATCAATAATAAAATCGCCTCCATAAAAATAGATGAAGTGATTTATCGTCGGGTGCTTTCCGAGGAGGAAAAAAGGGAATTTCATAAAGAGGTGCTTAAGGATTTGTTGGCCAGGCAGATAATCTCTGAAGGTATGATTCCTTCCGCAGCCACTACCGGGCCAGTCAAAGAAGAGATGCCTGTGCCTTTGGAGAGAAAGGTCAGGCGCGTTAGCGAGGAAGAGAAAAATATCCTGGCCAAGACCATTGCCCGCCTACCGGCTGAGACGGTGGTGGAGACCATTGCCAATGAATATACCAGCCGCAAGAGTAATATCCAGGATTTAAAGGATATGGTTTTGGTGTGTCTGGCCAATGCCCAGAATCGCACGCAATTAGTCGCTCTTTTAAGGGAATATTTAAAGAATCTCGGTATGTCCAGTCAGACCTTTGAATGGTTGATAGATGAGGCAGATTTTTTGAAATACCCGGTGAAAAAACGGGCAAACGTTTATCTTAATGCCGATGCCAAATCTATCCTTGAAATCGGCGTAGAGGAAAATCTGAAAACCACATTGAGTGAACTTTTTAGTTTAGATGAGGAAAAAATAGCACAGGAGATAATTAATAAATATCTGGATAATCTGAAGAATCCCAGTCCGGAATTGCGGGCCTATATGTCCAATACCATACAAGATATCGTTGATACCATTCCGGAAAAGGCAGCGCTCGGCTATACAAAAAAAATTGTGGCCGTATTTTTGGAGGCCCTGGAAAATGAAAAAGAAGACCTGGTCTATGAGATATTGGTAAAGAACATAGATTTTTTAATTTACAAACTGCAAAAGTTAGAAGATTATCAAAGCATTGATGCACTCCTTGCAAAAATAAAAATTTATACGGATAAAAATTTCTTACCCGAATGGAAAAGGATAGCCACAAAAAAGGCAATGCAGGAAATGGATTTCAGCCCTTTAAATAAACACCTCGTTGCGCTTTTAGACAAGGCGGCCTTCCAGGAAGAAAAAAACAAACTCATCCTGGGCATCCTGAAAAAACTCATTCCCCAAAGTATCCCTTATCTATTGGATTTATTGCAAAGAAGGGCCTCCAGAGAAGTGCCTTTTGAATGGTATCAACAGGATTTAGCAATCATACAATTCCTTAAAGAAAACAAAGAAGACCTGATTCCCGAAATAGAAAATCTATTAAGCACTGAGGATAAAGGTAAGATAGATTTCGCCTTTTATTTATTAAATAATTTTTGCGATGAGGGTCTCTTATACCTTTATGAAAGGGCCTTGGGCAGCGAGAAAGATTTTTTAAGAAAAAGTGCCATCAATGCGCTCATTGATTGGGGGACAGCAGCCGCTCTGGGGTTAGTTGAGGAGGTATTTTTGCAGGAAGGAAGGGAAAAGCAAAAAGAAATTATTTTAAGTATGGGTGAGCACAGCCACAATCAGGCCGCCTTGGATTTTCTCTTGCGGCTTAAAGATCTAAAGAGCCAGGCGCGCAACAGAAAAGAGATTCAAAAGGCCATCGCATTAATTCAGAAGAGAATTTAG
- a CDS encoding histone deacetylase, with protein MPKVKIIFNQDCLHYASFGHPESPERVRGAAEFLLNSGFEFRTAEIAQDKDILLAHTPRLFQAVRENNFFEPDTPNIENIFTYAKLAAGSAITAAQWSLEGEMAFSLMRPPGHHATKDNLGGFCYFNNLAIAIMRIKSKVKKISIVDFDCHHGNGTQDIFLGREAVQYISLHQVPLYPGTGWESVKNCLNYPLVAGTDSAAYLSVFKKALGEVKNFNPDLIAVSAGFDTHKDDPLGGLSLETETFEEIGRLLAHFKKPLFCVLEGGYGRALPECIYKFLKGLEQ; from the coding sequence ATGCCGAAGGTAAAGATTATCTTTAACCAAGATTGTTTGCATTATGCTTCTTTTGGGCATCCGGAGTCGCCGGAGAGAGTGAGGGGTGCAGCAGAATTCCTTTTAAATTCTGGCTTTGAATTTAGAACCGCTGAAATAGCCCAAGATAAAGATATCCTTTTGGCCCATACCCCGCGTCTTTTCCAGGCAGTGAGGGAGAACAATTTTTTTGAGCCGGATACACCCAATATAGAGAATATCTTTACCTATGCCAAATTAGCCGCAGGTAGCGCAATCACGGCAGCGCAGTGGAGTTTAGAAGGAGAGATGGCTTTTTCTTTGATGCGGCCACCCGGCCATCACGCCACAAAAGATAATTTAGGCGGATTTTGTTATTTTAATAACCTCGCCATCGCCATAATGCGGATTAAAAGTAAGGTTAAAAAGATATCCATTGTAGATTTTGACTGCCATCATGGAAATGGCACGCAGGATATCTTTTTGGGGAGAGAGGCCGTACAATACATCTCTTTACACCAAGTCCCTTTGTATCCGGGCACGGGTTGGGAGTCGGTAAAAAATTGCTTAAATTATCCTTTAGTCGCGGGCACAGATTCTGCTGCCTATCTTTCGGTTTTTAAAAAGGCGCTGGGAGAAGTCAAAAATTTTAATCCGGATTTAATTGCGGTCTCGGCGGGTTTTGATACGCACAAGGACGACCCCCTGGGCGGCTTGTCTTTAGAAACCGAAACCTTTGAGGAAATTGGCCGACTCCTGGCGCATTTTAAAAAACCGCTTTTTTGTGTTTTAGAAGGCGGATATGGAAGGGCATTACCCGAATGCATTTATAAATTTTTAAAGGGGCTGGAGCAGTGA
- a CDS encoding slipin family protein, translating into MPLIKILLFIAFFIVIFGIRIVTQWQKGVVFRLGKLVREINPGLNIIIPIIEYVRYVDMRTRTMDVIPQEVMTKDSVPVKIDAVVYYKIFDAARSIVAVENFAAASVLLAQSKLRDVLGKYDLDTLLANKDKIGQEVLEALQGPTDDWGINIKSVEVKNIEIPDNMKRAMAKEAEAIREKRSRLVKASAEEEASKKFTEAAKTIEASPNALLLRQLQTWQEIGAEQNSLIILVPTEFAHIIKKMQGEIK; encoded by the coding sequence ATGCCTTTAATTAAAATCCTTTTATTCATTGCTTTCTTTATCGTCATCTTTGGTATCAGGATTGTTACCCAGTGGCAGAAGGGTGTGGTTTTTCGGCTGGGAAAATTGGTTAGGGAAATTAATCCCGGTTTAAATATTATTATCCCGATTATCGAATATGTGCGTTATGTGGATATGCGCACGCGCACCATGGATGTCATCCCGCAGGAGGTGATGACCAAGGATTCAGTGCCGGTAAAGATTGACGCCGTGGTCTATTACAAGATTTTTGATGCTGCCCGCTCCATTGTGGCAGTAGAGAATTTTGCCGCGGCCTCTGTGCTTTTAGCGCAGTCAAAATTAAGGGATGTTTTGGGAAAATATGATTTGGATACACTTTTAGCCAATAAAGATAAAATCGGGCAGGAAGTGTTAGAGGCGCTACAAGGCCCGACGGATGATTGGGGTATTAATATCAAAAGTGTAGAAGTAAAGAATATTGAAATTCCCGACAATATGAAGCGCGCCATGGCCAAAGAGGCAGAGGCAATTCGGGAAAAACGTTCGCGTTTAGTCAAGGCTTCCGCAGAAGAAGAAGCAAGCAAAAAATTTACCGAGGCAGCCAAGACCATTGAGGCATCTCCCAACGCGCTTTTATTAAGGCAGCTGCAGACCTGGCAGGAAATTGGTGCCGAGCAAAATAGTTTAATCATTCTGGTACCGACGGAATTCGCCCATATTATCAAAAAAATGCAGGGAGAAATTAAGTAA